The DNA window TGCTGTACATCGACCATCTTTGTGGTCGCCCACCGTGTGGGTGGAACGACAATGGGACCACAAGCTGCTGCTTTGGGTTGAGACAGCGTTCCATGAAATTGATTTCACAGAAGCTCCAGAAGTAGCTGCATAttacattttttcttctttaatgtCAGAAAGAGTGCAAACCACTGACCATTGTGCTCAGGTGTGGAGGGATCATTGCCATCCAGGTGATTAGGAATTTCTGCCCTgcagctgtttttgctgctaaCATGCAAATCCCACAACAACCCACGATGTTTACTCCtgtttcctttattttgtttgtacGCCTGTACGTTCACGTGTGGAAAAATACCTGTCTGGATGGTGAATTGAATTTTTTGTTGCTGAAGTCGGAATGTTCCATCAGAAGCCACTGGGTCTCACATGACCAGTAACTATACAGTCTGCCCATAAACCAAAGGTCCACAGATGATTAGGCACAGATTATGTCATTTAAGTGGCAGCCACTATCATTTTCAAGGCCTTATCTTTAGCATGAGTAACTTTTGTGTGCTATTTTTAAGTGTTAAAATTGGATTTTCCTTCTATTTGGGCTACTTTCACCAACTACAACATTCAAATGAGCAGTTTTTCTACCTGAGACTATTATTTAGACAAACTAAGGGCCAAACTGTGCCTTTTTCAGTGTAATACATCCGTATTCTGACAAGACTGTGAAAGCATTTGAATTAGAAATGATCGTGATGACGCTAATACAACATCTGTAACAACAATCGTATTAGAATatacagaatataaatataCTCGATGTAATCAATCCAGGTTAATTCAATTCTTAAAGTTTGTGCTATGTACGGACGACACGCTTCCTTTTAATCGACCCCTCCTTTTTATGGTGTGATGACGCCAGACCACCCTCGAGCTTTCAGGTCTTGGCAAGCCACGCTATTTACACGCGTGTCACACGTAGGTGTATCTAATGACGGGTATGGAACAAAATCATTTAGAAGTAAACAAGTTGAGTCAGCTGAGTCCCTCCGTGTGACCACTTGTATTGATTATTTTGCGTTAAAATTGGTGCTGGGGGGTGTAATGTGAGGCCTGTGTGCGTGCGACTGTTATGAATGGGTGCCTTCCTCAATTCtcaacacacacgtacagtgTGTACATTTGTGATCACGGCTTACCAATGCATGTGTGGGTAGCTACTTAGGCTATATGATCTGCTGACACGTTATACAAGGACTTAGATTGTGCGAGGAGGTGGTATCTGTATGGACCCATCTGTCCCGGGCTGCCCGGCAGAGTGCAGCTTGGTCTGCGGAGTGGCTGAAGCACCTCAGGGCAGGGTTGTTGTTCTTTAAGAAGAAGAAACGGACTGTGGAATGTGGTGCTGATAGCCAGAAGGTTATGTAGCATTTAAagtaaggaggaggaggaagcacgGGCGGTGGTGGTGTGTAAAACCATGGTCCGTAGCACCACTATTAAGTTAACATGCCATCTTTTGGTTTTAGCCTAAGCCTTAAACTCTTGGTCATGTGGTcccactgtttttatttcagtggCTGGCTGTTTATTTCATCAAGCTATGTTCTCTTCAGACAGAGGCCACTCTTGTACTAATCAGTCTCAATGTTGACTTGTTGGTCAACTGGCTGATTACTTGACATGGCGGTTACTTCTAACACGTGTCATTTGCTGGCCTGATAGACAAACattctcatttcattttatcaATATATTTTTTCCAAACTTCCTTTAAATGTGCCGATTGAACACCCGATCCGAGGTGTGCTGCTGCGGTGTCAGCCTTTGAAACAGCCACACCTTTGCAATTAACTGTCACGTCTTGGTTTGTGCCTTTTTAAAGTTCAAACTATTTATGTTTTTACAGTCCCTTTCCTTCTGcatgtgtgttagtgtgtatAGTCAGTCTAATAAGTGTAGAGAGGTGTGGCGGGTAATTAGTTTGACTTGTGCGtgtatgcagcagcagcaggaggtgtgGGTCAGAGTCTTGCCTTTTTCCTCCTTGGCTGCCCTGATTGGCACATATGAGGTACATGGTGACCATTGTCCCCCCTCCTGGGATGAAATGGACGCGGCTCTTTTCAATCCACTGCCCCCTCGGCAGGACTTGTTTGTCTGCAGCATTGGCTGAGCCACACGACATAAAAATGAGCCTTAATTGAAACGGCTCGGCCCCGAGTGGAGTAGGCACGCCCCTGACGTTTCAGCTGCAGACACTAGCATTtgcccttttaaaaaaataaatttttttaaattgaattgtTTGTGCGGTGTTCATACCGATTAGACCTTGTAAAACTGAAAGCAGCATTAAATGTGGGGGAATCCTACACGCTGCTGAAACCAAATGTTTCAGCTTGGCTTGTAAAAAGTGGTTTCTACTTGCATCTGCATTTCCAAGATGGTAGATAAAGGCCCCATTTACACAACAAGGTTTCAGAATTGGTTGTAAAACAGTTCCTCATGTCGATGACCATGTATGGGAAGACTACCACCGTGCAGAAAGACCACTTCAATGCTGCAGTACACATATCGGGACAGTAGTTGGCGGTAATTTGCCAGTATGCGCAAATAAAGAGGTGCGTGATCACACCAGTGAAGTTTTTCTAAACAGCGATTTTAAGGGTGAACACTGAAGTGTTCCATTGGAGGGATGACGACGTAGAGTTGTTTCTcctataaaacaaaaaaaacattcagaaaACATTGATTAGGAGTCGTGCCAGCTTTCCTCTCGTCCCAATGTTCTTGTACGCTTGCGTGTGGTCTATGGCTACTCATGCAAGCTCCGCTTTGCCTTTATACAATAACGACTACGGCGGCGTTTGTGAAAGCCTCCAGTGTGGAGACCATTTTAACGTCGCTCCAGTTTTCGTATTAACTGCCTATGTGTTTATACCATAATGCGCTGTCAGAAAAACCGCCGTACGAGACTTGAGTCTTGGATCATTTTGCTTCCTGCATGCATCAACCCTACCCATGAGGCAGCGTCAGCCATGTTGAAACGGCTGAGAGGTGGTTGCTCAGTGTATTCCGAACTGGCTTTGTACCAtccccctaacccttcccccaCTCCCTTTGCCCACCGGCATACTCTCTGGGTGTGTGAATTTAAGTGTGTGCTACGTGCATGTTTAAGTGCACTGTCTCTGTATGTACATGCACACAGGGAGGCTTTTTCCCTTGTGTGCAGTTCAGGTTTTCTTTCACCGCCTGCTTCAGTCTTTATATACACATTAGTCTGCTCTGACCTGTTGATTGCCACCTCCATATGCTCCATATACAAAATATTGAGGAGAGCCACTGGTAATAACGTTCCAAGGctggatgttttttgttttttttaaaaaccttgtaCAGCCTTGCTTTTTATTGGTTGTTTAGCCAATGACCTTTAACAGTAGCAGGGTGTGTTTTGTTATTGCGCCACAGGACTTTGCTTCACCTCTGCCCTCTTGCCTGGCTCTCTACCCTCCACTCACCAATCTCCCACCTTCACTACAGGAAGACGGATTCTGAAAGGTTTACTAGCTCAAAGTTTAATCCAAATCCCCTTGGGAGGAGGGAAACGGATGCATTAACAGGAAAGGGTAAATGAAGTTAGACCAGATAGTCCAGATCTCTGGCATAACCAGTGTAATTGAGTGCAGGCTGACATTAATTTAACTCCTCGGGCCCTGAAACTAGCTTATTTTTGACACACGGATATCTGTCAGTGTCTCGCAGATCTGCATAAACATCCCGGTCTGTGCATCTTCAGTTCTTGAAAGATCTAGAGGTTAAGCGCTGGAGTGCCGTGCTTTTAAAATGAGGTTTGCCCTCTCTGTCATTAAGCCACAGTCAGTTTTCCAAAGGTTAACACTGCAGGCAAGGTAAGCTGATACTGTGCCTGTACTCGAAGGGCATCTACTGCGGTCTGCTCTCCAAGCCTGGAGCTGTCTTTGGAAGGTATGTGGTGCCATATTTGGTCAGAACAAGTATTGTTTCCCATGACTGTCATGATCAATCAAGCTGCCGTCTTCTAACCTCGCTGCCAGCTTCTGCAGCACTCTTAAAAAAGAGAGTCTCTCCTGACTAGATCTGGGACTCTTGTGATGCtgcaaaacaacacaagcaTGATCAGGAAGTGAAAATATTACCATTAGTTATCGTATAATGGTGGTTGCccatctgtctgctctgtgGCATTAGGCTGGCCTTCTGGGCAGCACCATTGGAAGGGGAGCCGGGCCTAACCCACCCTGGCTGCATATAGATCAGCCATAATCCATTAGCAGCTCCCTGAAATCCAGCCGGGACAGCACAGCACTGGAGGGGCTAGTGGAAGAGGGTAGCTGAGTGGAtgatgggggaggagagggagtcGGAATGAGGGATGAgaagtggaggggtgggggagcagtcttttttttttatttttttgctggcTTCTGTACTGTGAACCCAGCCCCCTTTTTATGTCAGTCTGCTGGAAAAGCCTCTTGAATCCTCCCATAAAGCCTGCAGAGGTGTCTGTGTACGTTAAGAGAGAGGCTTGACTGATATATGGCTTCCTGACTGGCATCGCAGCGGAGGCCCTTCTTTCACTAACAGCCCCTCTCTCCGTGGCTGCCTGCAGGGTTGAgtggcaaccccccccccccccccccccccagcacgtCGCGGGATTAAGCAGCGTTGGTTGTGTATTCGAAAACACTCATAATTCTCACCGGCGATGCCGTACTATTTCTGAGAAGTGTCTGCGTGCCCATTGAGAGGCTGGTGAGAgcaggaaaatggagcaaaagggaaagagcaaagcaaagatgggggaggggaaaagaaagTGTCGTAGCAGAGGAAGCAAGCCCGGGGCTGGACGTGAGAGAAAAGGTGTATACAGCCCACAACGATGGGCCATCTGGTCTTTTTCCGAGTCATTCAGATCGGTGCGGCTACTGCTGGTGGCTGGTTCACGTGAGCCGGAATTTGTGCTGATTCAGTGAAATCATCATTCTGCCCCACACGTGATCAGTAGTCTGGGATACGCAGCAAAGCGTCCGACACTAGCCTTACACTATTTGTGCGGTGGCTTCAGATTGTAATGGCCTCCTGTTGCCTCCTGTTGCCAGGGAATTGCGTATATTCACAAAAAATAAGTCTGTTTGTTTGGGGCGATGGTTTGAACCCACCTCCAGCCCAGCAATGTCGGTTAGCACTGCAGAAGGTTAAATTCAACATCCACAATGACACTCGTGTTGAAAAGACTGAACAGGGCAATACTATATGTTGAAATGTAAATGAGCTTCATCTGTCCCACTTCAATAGATGAGGGCCCGTCAGGTGTTGCTGTCCTTGTCTTTGCACCGCACCCTCCTcccaccttttttttcctgccctgGCTTCTGTGTAGTTTTACCTGCTCAGGTGTCACCTAATTCCGCCTCCCCAGCCCCGATGTGCCATCAACCCCCATCTCCAGACAATAGGGCAGGGCTGACATTACCATGACCTAATGGATACTAGAATGAGCCGGGTTTCCAAAGAGGGCACCCGCTGAAACTGGAGTTACTGCACCGAGACGTGGAAGACAAACTGTTAAAAACGTGTTACTTtaccctcctctttcctccacccTCTGGCTTTTGTGGCACAAAAGTGCACAATCACAATGCGACCCATGTAGGGTTGCAGTGACTTTGAGACAAAAGgaagatgagagggaggaagagtttCGGTGTCAGAGCTTCCAAATGATTGAGCCACAGTGTGCTAATTAGCTCATTTAACTTCAAAGTGAATAtatgcttttcttttcatttgaaattctgcTTAGGTCTGTTAGAGCTCTTTGGTTTATTAGTTTCCCACTTGAAGTGCTAGAATGACACATAACTGACGGGCTGATTGGCTGATCAATACCCGATGTATGCCACTGTTAACCTGGCCaccttttgatttttctttccttttttttccccttatgcAGCTTTAGGTGGTGCTCGTGTAGGAAGAGAGAGACGGAACGAAGGAAGGTGGAAATGGAACTGCCAAATCATGCCAAACAACTGCTGCTGCAACTCAATCAGCAGAGAGCCAAGGGCTTCCTGTGTGACGTTATTATCGTGGTGGAGAATGCTCTCTTCCGCGCCCACAAGAACATCCTGGCGGCAAGCAGCATCTACTTTAAATCGCTGGTCCTTCACGACAACCTCATTAACCTTGACACGGAGATGGTCAACCCCTCCATATTCAGACAAGTCCTGGACTTCATCTACACTGGGAagctcctgtcctcctcagacCAGAGCAGCGAACAGAATTTTAGTGCCCTCTTAACCGCAGCCAGCTACCTCCAGCTTCATGACCTTGCTGCACTTTGCAGGAAAAAGCTCAAGCGCAATGGTGGGAAACCTCTGCCAGGTAAACCCTCCACCCCGGGTCCCCTCAGTCGCTTACGCCTCACTAACCAGCGCCTTTCCTCCTCTACCCCTTCTGGACCTAACAACCACTATCCTCCTACTCCTTCAGATGCTGACCAACCACAGCCAGATGAAGGCCTTCGGGACAAGCTCTCAGATGATGAGATGTTTGTTGGCAGCTCTGGGAGAAATGGGGGGAATGGAAGCAGTAACGGTAACCTCAGCAGTGGGGGAAGTGCTGGCGAGCCAGACCTTGGTCTTGACCTGTCCAAGAAGAGCCCCCCATCAGCGGGCGCAGCCACTGATGCCCTTAGCCCCCATAGTAACTCCCAGGAATCCCCACAATCTGCCTCAGTATCCACAACCAACAGTGCCTCACTGGATGACTCTGCAAACCTACAAGGTGTCGACACTTGTGGCTCAGAGAACACAGAATTGAACTCCTCTAAGGCCTCAGAGGAAGCTCAAAACCACGATGGCCCTCCACCCCAGAAAAAATCCCGACAGGGAGCTCGTAAGAACGAATGGCCGAAGAGAGAGGTGTCTGGGTTAAAGTCTGAAGATCACGACAGGCCCCTGGTTAACGGAGTGATCGTGGGCCCCAAAGATGGCCGCTCCTCCGGGGTAAAAGGGGGAAGCAGCGGCAACTTGGCCTCCGATCAATgtaaagatgaagaggaaggagagaacgGACAGGAGCACACTGATGAGAGCGGGCAAAGTGATGGGGAGAgtgcaggtggtggtggtggtggtgctggtggtaatggtaatggaggaggaagaggagggggacaTGGCGCCAACTATGTGTACCGCCAGGAGGGTTTTGAACCAGCATTCGGCGACAACCTCTACGTGTGCATCCCATGTGGTAAAGGTTTCCCCAGTTCCGAGCAGCTCAACGCTCACGTTGAGACTCACACCGAGGACGAGCTGTACATCAAAGAAGAGGGGGGGACTTTTGtgaaggaagaggatgaggaggaggccgAGGACCTGTCCGCCCCGATGGGTCCCTCCAACTTTGCTTCTGAAACGCGTCCGTTCAAGTGCACCGTCTGCA is part of the Takifugu rubripes chromosome 21, fTakRub1.2, whole genome shotgun sequence genome and encodes:
- the hic2 gene encoding hypermethylated in cancer 2 protein isoform X2; protein product: MELPNHAKQLLLQLNQQRAKGFLCDVIIVVENALFRAHKNILAASSIYFKSLVLHDNLINLDTEMVNPSIFRQVLDFIYTGKLLSSSDQSSEQNFSALLTAASYLQLHDLAALCRKKLKRNGGKPLPDADQPQPDEGLRDKLSDDEMFVGSSGRNGGNGSSNGNLSSGGSAGEPDLGLDLSKKSPPSAGAATDALSPHSNSQESPQSASVSTTNSASLDDSANLQGVDTCGSENTELNSSKASEEAQNHDGPPPQKKSRQGARKNEWPKREVSGLKSEDHDRPLVNGVIVGPKDGRSSGVKGGSSGNLASDQCKDEEEGENGQEHTDESGQSDGESAGGGGGGAGGNGNGGGRGGGHGANYVYRQEGFEPAFGDNLYVCIPCGKGFPSSEQLNAHVETHTEDELYIKEEGGTFVKEEDEEEAEDLSAPMGPSNFASETRPFKCTVCSKSYKDPATLRQHEKSHWLTRPFPCNICGKMFTQRGTMTRHMRSHLGLKPFACEECGMRFTRQYRLTEHMRVHSGEKPYECQLCGGKFTQQRNLISHLRMHTSPS
- the hic2 gene encoding hypermethylated in cancer 2 protein isoform X1, whose product is MELPNHAKQLLLQLNQQRAKGFLCDVIIVVENALFRAHKNILAASSIYFKSLVLHDNLINLDTEMVNPSIFRQVLDFIYTGKLLSSSDQSSEQNFSALLTAASYLQLHDLAALCRKKLKRNGGKPLPGKPSTPGPLSRLRLTNQRLSSSTPSGPNNHYPPTPSDADQPQPDEGLRDKLSDDEMFVGSSGRNGGNGSSNGNLSSGGSAGEPDLGLDLSKKSPPSAGAATDALSPHSNSQESPQSASVSTTNSASLDDSANLQGVDTCGSENTELNSSKASEEAQNHDGPPPQKKSRQGARKNEWPKREVSGLKSEDHDRPLVNGVIVGPKDGRSSGVKGGSSGNLASDQCKDEEEGENGQEHTDESGQSDGESAGGGGGGAGGNGNGGGRGGGHGANYVYRQEGFEPAFGDNLYVCIPCGKGFPSSEQLNAHVETHTEDELYIKEEGGTFVKEEDEEEAEDLSAPMGPSNFASETRPFKCTVCSKSYKDPATLRQHEKSHWLTRPFPCNICGKMFTQRGTMTRHMRSHLGLKPFACEECGMRFTRQYRLTEHMRVHSGEKPYECQLCGGKFTQQRNLISHLRMHTSPS